A genomic stretch from Anaerococcus mediterraneensis includes:
- a CDS encoding ABC transporter ATP-binding protein translates to MKKEKEPNFFKEMDPFIKPYKKRYILSVMLSMLSVLCELLSYAFVGILAGYIFKGFHGNNMIYVLIFTIICKISGVLLSNISTLISHKAAYLTLKDLRYAICDKFVRLPMGYFDMNPSGTLKTILVDRVEDIEKTLAHLLPEMTANLLIPIAMIVWMLAVNIKLTGIIFLWVIFGLSIGMLMMIGYKKKYERQVQAQNNMNQAVIEYVKGIEVIKTFNMEDSSYAKYKNAIIRHAEYAINWMKSSQIYASLSYSIAPVSIFPTIVVGLIFFNNGFLTEQSLFLFMMISLGIFKPIVKASSYVDQLAQMGTVTKEIKGILDYPELKRSENSNLKEKMTYDIAFENLQFSYDGTKNDVDDVNLTIKEKTMTAIIGTSGSGKSTLMKLLAGFWDFEKGKIKIGGIGVKELSMNDLNTLISYVDQNTFLFDDTILENIRIGKKDATNDEVIEAAKRAGCHDFIITLPDGYDTIAGDRLSGGEKQRIAIARAILKNAPIIILDEATASTDIENEEKIQGALLEFTKGKTLIVITHKIKTVINADKIIYMENGKIICDGKHEELIKSCSAYKHLYEIAN, encoded by the coding sequence ATGAAAAAAGAGAAAGAACCAAACTTTTTTAAAGAAATGGATCCGTTTATAAAGCCATACAAAAAAAGATATATTTTATCTGTTATGCTAAGTATGCTTTCTGTTCTATGCGAACTGTTATCATACGCTTTTGTTGGAATTTTAGCGGGATATATCTTCAAAGGATTTCATGGAAACAACATGATATATGTCTTGATTTTCACTATAATCTGCAAAATATCAGGGGTGCTGCTTTCAAATATTTCAACACTTATATCTCATAAAGCAGCATACTTAACGCTAAAGGACTTAAGATATGCAATTTGTGATAAATTTGTTAGATTGCCGATGGGATATTTTGATATGAATCCTAGTGGAACATTAAAAACGATATTGGTAGATAGGGTGGAAGATATAGAAAAAACATTAGCACATCTACTTCCTGAGATGACTGCAAATTTATTGATACCTATTGCCATGATTGTTTGGATGCTTGCAGTTAATATTAAGCTTACCGGGATTATATTTCTTTGGGTTATATTTGGACTATCAATCGGAATGCTTATGATGATTGGATATAAGAAAAAATATGAGAGACAAGTACAGGCACAAAATAATATGAATCAAGCGGTTATAGAGTATGTCAAGGGGATTGAGGTAATTAAAACTTTCAATATGGAAGATAGTTCCTATGCTAAATATAAAAATGCAATCATACGCCATGCGGAGTATGCTATAAACTGGATGAAAAGCTCACAGATTTATGCGTCTCTTTCCTATAGCATAGCTCCTGTATCTATATTTCCAACAATTGTTGTGGGATTGATATTTTTTAATAATGGGTTTCTTACTGAGCAAAGTTTATTTTTGTTTATGATGATTTCTCTTGGAATATTCAAACCGATTGTTAAAGCATCCAGTTATGTTGACCAATTGGCACAGATGGGAACTGTTACTAAGGAAATAAAAGGAATCTTAGATTATCCGGAACTTAAGAGAAGTGAGAATTCTAATTTAAAAGAAAAAATGACATACGACATAGCGTTTGAAAATTTACAATTTTCTTATGATGGGACAAAAAATGATGTTGATGATGTGAATTTAACCATTAAAGAAAAAACTATGACTGCAATTATTGGTACTTCAGGTTCAGGAAAATCAACTCTAATGAAACTTTTAGCCGGATTTTGGGATTTTGAGAAAGGAAAAATAAAAATAGGTGGTATAGGGGTAAAAGAACTTTCAATGAATGACCTGAATACTCTTATCTCCTATGTGGATCAAAATACATTTTTATTTGATGATACTATTTTGGAAAATATTAGAATAGGTAAAAAAGATGCAACGAATGATGAGGTGATAGAAGCTGCTAAAAGAGCCGGTTGCCATGATTTTATTATAACTTTACCTGATGGATATGACACCATCGCAGGGGATAGGTTATCCGGCGGAGAAAAGCAAAGAATAGCTATTGCCAGAGCAATTCTAAAAAATGCTCCAATTATCATATTAGATGAAGCAACTGCAAGTACAGATATTGAAAATGAAGAAAAAATTCAAGGAGCGTTACTGGAATTTACCAAAGGAAAAACACTAATTGTTATTACACATAAAATTAAAACTGTCATAAATGCAGATAAGATCATATATATGGAAAATGGGAAAATCATTTGCGATGGAAAACATGAAGAACTTATTAAGTCGTGTTCTGCGTATAAGCATTTATATGAAATAGCAAATTGA
- a CDS encoding MptD family putative ECF transporter S component has product MNKNKLKAKDIITVTLLSLCNILIFSIGTFMYATPITILLTPVLYSLLQGIVFYVIGVKVKKRGAFFIYSLIQGVIAFYPPYILMFVISGLIAEFLLYKKGYGNLKVIGVSYVIQQTLASIGSVIYPYTIALNKTIGAMKQKELASNIIAAGKMISSWGTLILLALVIVSAIAGAYIGSKVVRKHILEKEANA; this is encoded by the coding sequence ATGAACAAAAACAAATTGAAAGCGAAAGATATCATTACAGTTACTTTATTATCATTGTGTAACATTTTGATATTTTCGATTGGAACATTCATGTATGCAACACCAATTACCATACTCTTAACACCGGTGCTTTACTCATTATTACAGGGTATTGTTTTCTATGTTATCGGAGTGAAAGTGAAAAAAAGAGGAGCGTTTTTTATATATTCCCTTATTCAAGGAGTGATAGCATTCTATCCACCATATATTTTGATGTTTGTAATTTCAGGATTGATAGCAGAGTTTTTATTATATAAAAAAGGTTATGGTAATTTAAAAGTTATTGGAGTCAGCTATGTTATTCAGCAAACTTTGGCTTCAATTGGAAGTGTAATTTATCCATATACAATAGCCTTGAATAAAACTATAGGAGCCATGAAACAAAAGGAGTTAGCTTCAAATATTATAGCGGCAGGCAAAATGATTTCTTCTTGGGGAACGCTGATTTTACTTGCCTTAGTTATAGTTTCAGCAATCGCAGGAGCTTATATAGGTAGCAAGGTCGTAAGGAAACATATTTTAGAAAAAGAAGCTAATGCATAG
- a CDS encoding ATP-binding cassette domain-containing protein: MYDKGKKDENILDFKIDFSYEGKKEKSLDDVIGSISKGDCIVLCGESGCGKSTLLRCLNHLIPEFYDGIFNGYILVNSNNIENKNIGEVGELISSVFQDPRSQFFTMESDTEVSFGLENKGLSQEIIKRRTEEAFSKFGLEYLKNREVFKLSSGERQLIAIMSAWAMDTDIILLDEPTANLDYLAIEKLKNILLLLKEDGKTLIISEHRLYYLKELADEYWLIKNGSFYEKYDKDDFKIFSKDELNNLCLRVTDLNQIEVQKKCSNVVNDKLEVKNISFGYKKQYILNDLSFTAYLGEVTCLIGKNGSGKTTLGKCVCGLLKPKKGRVFLKEKELSHRQLSQDSLFIMQEAEFQFFTNSVLSELKYGVNRNKYDEIEALLKKFDMWKYRDRHPFSLSGGQMQKLTLMMAYLSDKSVVILDEPTSGMDKKSLDTVVGLINDMKKKKIVITISHDLEFISSVADKCLELDDGTIQRICEVKENRDIESIKSIFEKDLEHQPPAKREKNLLDPRTNILFWLLCMVAVGIDNKSLIFECNLLALVFSIANRRYKTLGITSIIIGLIYGLEIIYPNEITMFTANLFPRFILIFLLFPIILGGRGATNMLAGLRKIRIPERLLLILAVSFRFFPVLRNDFKLLRQVLRNRGSCKHKNIIKEKIDYLEALIVSLIFRVIRIGETLSASAETRGIALNHKKSSYVTLQFSLCDYILMIGMIVILMINIL, from the coding sequence ATGTACGATAAAGGCAAGAAGGACGAAAATATTTTAGATTTTAAAATAGATTTTTCCTATGAAGGCAAAAAGGAAAAGTCGTTAGATGATGTAATTGGCAGCATATCAAAAGGAGATTGCATAGTTCTTTGTGGCGAAAGTGGATGTGGAAAATCAACATTACTTAGGTGCTTAAACCATTTAATACCAGAGTTCTATGATGGGATATTTAATGGCTATATCTTGGTAAATAGCAACAATATAGAAAACAAGAACATTGGAGAAGTTGGAGAATTGATTTCGTCCGTTTTTCAAGATCCAAGAAGTCAATTTTTTACAATGGAAAGCGATACGGAAGTATCTTTTGGACTTGAAAATAAAGGGTTAAGCCAGGAAATAATAAAAAGAAGAACAGAAGAAGCTTTTTCAAAATTTGGCTTGGAGTATTTGAAAAACAGGGAAGTATTCAAACTTTCAAGCGGAGAGCGTCAACTAATAGCGATTATGTCTGCTTGGGCAATGGATACGGATATTATTTTACTTGACGAGCCAACTGCAAACTTAGATTATTTAGCCATAGAAAAACTGAAAAATATCTTATTGCTTCTAAAAGAAGATGGAAAAACTCTAATAATCAGTGAACATAGGCTTTACTATTTGAAAGAGTTGGCTGATGAATATTGGCTAATAAAAAATGGAAGCTTTTATGAAAAGTATGATAAGGACGATTTTAAGATATTTTCTAAGGATGAATTAAATAATTTGTGTTTACGAGTTACGGATTTGAATCAGATTGAGGTTCAGAAGAAGTGTTCTAATGTTGTCAATGATAAATTAGAGGTAAAAAATATATCCTTTGGATATAAAAAACAATATATTTTAAATGATTTGTCGTTTACAGCTTATTTGGGAGAAGTGACTTGCTTGATTGGCAAAAATGGTTCAGGTAAAACCACCTTAGGAAAATGTGTATGTGGACTATTGAAACCAAAAAAGGGAAGAGTTTTTTTAAAGGAAAAAGAATTGAGCCATAGGCAGCTATCGCAGGATAGCCTATTTATTATGCAAGAAGCTGAATTTCAATTTTTTACAAATTCTGTATTATCTGAACTGAAGTACGGTGTAAATCGAAACAAATATGATGAGATAGAAGCTCTACTTAAAAAGTTTGATATGTGGAAATATCGTGATAGACATCCATTTTCTCTTTCAGGTGGGCAAATGCAAAAATTAACCTTAATGATGGCGTATCTTTCGGATAAAAGTGTGGTTATTTTAGATGAACCAACCTCAGGAATGGACAAAAAAAGTTTAGATACTGTAGTGGGATTGATAAACGATATGAAAAAGAAAAAAATCGTGATAACAATTAGCCATGACTTAGAATTTATTTCATCAGTTGCGGATAAATGTTTGGAACTTGATGATGGAACGATACAAAGGATTTGTGAAGTAAAAGAGAATAGAGATATTGAAAGCATTAAAAGTATATTTGAAAAAGATTTAGAACATCAACCTCCGGCAAAAAGAGAAAAAAATCTTTTAGATCCGAGAACAAATATTTTGTTTTGGCTTCTTTGTATGGTTGCAGTAGGAATCGACAATAAAAGTTTGATTTTTGAATGCAATTTATTAGCTCTCGTTTTTTCTATTGCAAATAGAAGATATAAGACTTTAGGAATTACTTCTATCATTATAGGACTTATTTACGGTCTTGAAATCATATATCCGAATGAAATTACAATGTTTACGGCAAATTTGTTTCCTAGATTTATTTTAATATTTCTACTATTTCCTATTATTCTTGGAGGTAGAGGGGCAACAAATATGCTCGCGGGACTTAGAAAAATAAGAATACCTGAGAGGTTATTATTGATTCTTGCAGTTTCTTTCAGGTTTTTCCCGGTGCTAAGGAATGATTTTAAATTACTTAGACAGGTGCTTAGAAATAGAGGAAGTTGCAAGCATAAAAATATAATAAAAGAAAAAATAGATTATCTTGAGGCTCTGATTGTATCACTCATTTTTCGAGTGATAAGAATAGGGGAAACTTTATCAGCTTCAGCAGAAACAAGAGGAATTGCTTTAAATCATAAAAAATCATCTTATGTTACTTTACAGTTCAGTTTATGCGATTACATATTGATGATTGGAATGATAGTAATTTTGATGATAAATATTTTATAA
- a CDS encoding TetR/AcrR family transcriptional regulator: MANRNHELDKPIIEAAKIEFLQNGFQAASIGNIAKRAGVTTGAIYTRYKGKDELFYSLIKEFLEAISVKRKENEYSYREYCVDKNFDHFLRSIQKETKGYVDVLFKYYEECKLILCSSKGSSVEAIFREMMNNKISITKQFIRENIDPNISEMKLDLVELLMNQQFSAFKLVIEKGYSKEETIEYTKMLGEFIGAGWEKIFDEIINRY; this comes from the coding sequence ATGGCAAATAGAAACCATGAACTTGATAAACCAATCATTGAAGCTGCTAAAATAGAGTTTTTGCAAAATGGATTTCAGGCTGCTTCAATAGGCAATATTGCTAAAAGAGCGGGAGTTACAACGGGAGCAATCTATACAAGGTATAAAGGGAAAGATGAACTTTTTTATAGTTTGATAAAAGAATTTTTAGAAGCAATAAGTGTGAAAAGAAAAGAGAACGAATACTCGTATAGGGAATATTGCGTAGATAAAAACTTTGATCATTTTTTGCGTAGCATTCAGAAAGAAACCAAAGGATATGTAGATGTGTTATTTAAATATTACGAGGAGTGCAAACTAATACTTTGCTCAAGTAAAGGCAGTTCTGTAGAAGCAATATTTCGTGAAATGATGAATAATAAAATTTCCATAACAAAACAATTTATAAGGGAAAATATAGACCCGAATATAAGTGAGATGAAATTAGATTTGGTAGAGCTTTTGATGAATCAACAATTTAGTGCTTTTAAATTAGTGATTGAAAAAGGATATAGCAAAGAGGAGACAATCGAGTACACAAAAATGCTCGGCGAATTTATTGGGGCGGGTTGGGAAAAGATATTTGATGAAATTATAAATAGGTATTGA
- a CDS encoding DUF4368 domain-containing protein, with the protein MTCKEIYDFSELTTPMINEFVDKILVHDGK; encoded by the coding sequence ATCACTTGTAAAGAAATATATGATTTTAGCGAACTTACAACTCCAATGATAAATGAATTTGTAGATAAGATACTGGTTCACGATGGTAAATAG
- the mobQ gene encoding MobQ family relaxase translates to MADSFHFSVNIISRGKGKSAVASAAYISGEKIKNEWDGVTHDYTKKQGVISKEIYLPDHAPEEYKDRKTLWNSVELFEKNSNAQIARNFIISLPKELSIEENKKMIEEYVQNNFVKEGMIVDLAIHDESREGNQNIHAHIMTIVRPINEDGTWGQKSKKEYILDEKGEKILNKNGKPKTRKVELTSWNDKGNVEKWRENFSDLCNEYLAKNKIEKRVDHRSFKRQGIKQIPTIHLGASASAMERKGIRTEKGDINREIKRQNELLKNIGNEIKKITSWLADFKDKLKESYKEYKDQSKKQIENESGLFNLYEYLSFYQEMQENNRAGLSFYGKRNKAIYDLKRYASGINYLRENKIKTISDLQGHINTLRSKNTEIYKTIKENSQKIEDLNKCLAYAKTVRKTKATYQEYESKKIFKENFYKNNQKEIDQHIRARNLIEKFSGKKNLREKEWLGEIKNLEDEISKLNTESEKIRERYKEINHIKYAVEVVNEEYGIDLSIEIDKAIKRGEKESIIEKIKEYKQDSDKFNEKRQSTKDYYKNQER, encoded by the coding sequence ATGGCAGACAGTTTTCATTTTTCAGTAAACATAATATCAAGAGGAAAAGGAAAAAGTGCAGTAGCAAGTGCAGCATATATAAGTGGAGAAAAAATAAAAAATGAATGGGACGGAGTAACCCATGACTATACAAAAAAACAAGGAGTAATTAGCAAAGAAATATATTTACCAGATCACGCACCAGAAGAATATAAAGACCGAAAAACCTTGTGGAACTCGGTAGAACTATTTGAGAAAAACTCTAATGCCCAAATTGCAAGAAACTTTATCATATCTTTACCAAAAGAGTTAAGCATAGAAGAAAATAAAAAGATGATAGAAGAATATGTTCAAAACAATTTTGTAAAAGAGGGAATGATAGTAGACCTAGCAATTCATGATGAAAGTAGAGAAGGAAATCAAAACATTCATGCTCATATAATGACCATAGTAAGACCAATAAATGAAGATGGAACATGGGGGCAAAAAAGTAAAAAAGAATATATCCTAGATGAAAAAGGAGAAAAGATTTTAAACAAAAATGGAAAACCTAAGACAAGAAAAGTAGAACTAACAAGCTGGAACGATAAAGGCAATGTAGAAAAATGGAGAGAAAATTTTTCAGACCTTTGCAATGAATACCTAGCAAAAAACAAGATAGAAAAAAGAGTAGACCATAGGAGTTTTAAAAGACAAGGCATAAAACAAATACCAACAATACATCTAGGAGCAAGTGCTAGTGCAATGGAAAGAAAAGGAATAAGAACAGAAAAAGGAGATATAAATCGTGAAATAAAAAGACAGAATGAACTATTAAAAAACATAGGAAATGAAATAAAGAAAATAACATCTTGGTTAGCAGACTTCAAAGATAAGCTAAAAGAATCATACAAGGAATATAAAGACCAAAGTAAAAAGCAAATAGAAAATGAATCAGGACTCTTTAACCTCTATGAATATTTAAGCTTTTATCAAGAAATGCAAGAAAATAATAGAGCTGGATTATCATTTTATGGAAAAAGAAACAAGGCAATCTATGATCTAAAAAGATATGCAAGTGGAATAAATTATCTAAGAGAAAATAAAATAAAAACCATATCAGACCTACAAGGGCATATAAATACCCTAAGAAGCAAAAACACTGAAATATATAAGACCATAAAAGAAAACAGTCAAAAGATAGAAGACCTTAATAAGTGCTTAGCCTATGCAAAGACTGTAAGAAAAACAAAAGCAACCTATCAAGAATATGAAAGCAAGAAAATATTCAAAGAAAACTTCTACAAGAATAATCAAAAGGAAATAGACCAACATATAAGGGCAAGGAACTTAATTGAAAAATTCAGTGGAAAGAAAAATTTAAGAGAAAAAGAATGGTTAGGAGAAATCAAAAACTTAGAAGATGAAATCAGTAAATTAAATACAGAGTCAGAAAAGATAAGGGAAAGATACAAGGAAATAAATCATATTAAATATGCAGTAGAAGTAGTCAATGAAGAATATGGTATTGACCTATCCATAGAAATTGACAAGGCAATCAAGAGAGGAGAAAAAGAAAGTATCATAGAAAAGATTAAAGAGTATAAGCAAGACAGTGATAAGTTTAATGAAAAAAGACAATCAACCAAAGACTATTACAAAAATCAAGAAAGATAA
- a CDS encoding DUF3847 domain-containing protein, producing MKKLEQIRQESKEIKDKIDDTEERLRQLKNQEKKILKQDIEKRRKERTHRLITRGAILESLIENSEELTDEEIKILLKEATETKEFKETIKIIREN from the coding sequence ATGAAAAAATTAGAACAAATAAGACAAGAGTCAAAAGAAATAAAAGATAAAATTGATGATACAGAGGAAAGATTAAGGCAACTAAAAAATCAAGAAAAGAAGATATTAAAACAAGACATAGAAAAAAGAAGAAAAGAAAGAACTCATAGGCTCATAACAAGAGGAGCAATCTTAGAAAGCCTTATAGAAAATTCAGAAGAACTAACAGATGAAGAAATAAAAATCCTATTAAAAGAAGCAACAGAGACAAAAGAATTTAAAGAAACAATAAAAATAATCAGAGAAAATTAG
- a CDS encoding DNA starvation/stationary phase protection protein, whose translation MTKLNTYLANLAVINIKIHNLHWNIVGSQFVSVHEYLESEYDKAGERLDEVAELIRISGEFPVANLKEYLEISTIKEIETSKEISIKEALEIVLSDIKLQKELALEIRKEADEADNFPVANAMENHIEDYNKQIWFVESSLK comes from the coding sequence ATGACAAAATTAAACACATATCTTGCAAATCTTGCAGTAATAAACATTAAAATCCATAATCTACATTGGAATATCGTAGGCTCTCAATTTGTATCTGTACATGAGTATCTTGAATCTGAATATGATAAGGCTGGTGAAAGACTTGATGAAGTTGCTGAGCTTATCAGAATATCTGGAGAATTTCCAGTTGCTAATCTAAAAGAATATTTAGAAATTTCTACAATCAAAGAGATTGAAACTTCTAAAGAAATATCTATTAAAGAAGCATTAGAAATAGTCCTATCTGACATAAAACTTCAAAAAGAACTCGCACTAGAGATTAGAAAAGAAGCGGATGAAGCTGATAATTTCCCTGTAGCTAATGCTATGGAAAATCATATAGAGGACTACAACAAACAAATTTGGTTTGTGGAATCAAGCCTTAAATAG
- a CDS encoding DUF3847 domain-containing protein: protein MDFSRMIPELSVFDINLKRTHSLITRGAILESLIENVEDLTDEEIKILEKQQRQKNLKKHLE from the coding sequence ATGGATTTTAGTAGGATGATTCCTGAATTATCAGTTTTTGATATTAATCTGAAAAGAACTCATAGTCTAATAACAAGAGGAGCAATCTTAGAAAGCCTTATAGAAAATGTAGAAGATTTAACAGATGAAGAAATAAAAATCCTAGAAAAGCAACAAAGACAAAAGAATTTAAAAAAACACCTAGAATAA
- a CDS encoding recombinase family protein, whose product MNTKVKVIKASNTGARNRNALHLDLKRVAAYCRVSTDSKDQLESYKSQVDYYTNLIKNNKNWTLAGIYADEATTGTTATKRADFMRLISDCQNGDIDMIITKSISRFARNTLDTLKYVRLLKENNVGVVFEEENIDTLTMDGELLLTILSSVAQQEVENTSAHVKKGLKMKMEKGELIGFQGCLGYDYDPTTKSISINEEEAKIVRYIFKRYLEGNGGSVIGRELEEQGYLTPRGKTKWSDTTVLGIIKNEKYIGDILMGKTFTVDPITKRRLANFGESDKYHIENHHEPIISKEDFEKAQEIRLRRAQNRNTIANKDRKREKLSRQYAFSSMLECGFCGEILSRRTWHTSSIYKKINWQCVRSTKKGKKYCPHSKGIQEAAIEKAFVESYRQLCHADSTVIDDFLKIVEEEINDNTLVKDLKKIESQLNRIISQERKLVDLHLEDSIDEEVYAKKYKKLIKQKEELIDEKKTLELTIKDENSIKERLKQFKKVLENREIIEEFNRTVFESIVDKVVVGRIDKDGTVHPYDLTFYFKTGVKDSQDSNNFKDKRKNAKDNDTNKLCSHKNDEDKKLCSQAKDNACRDGSTFVQTRCR is encoded by the coding sequence ATGAATACTAAAGTAAAAGTAATAAAAGCTTCAAATACAGGAGCAAGAAATAGAAATGCACTACATTTAGATTTAAAACGTGTTGCAGCATATTGTCGAGTAAGCACAGATAGTAAAGACCAACTTGAATCATATAAATCGCAAGTTGATTATTATACAAATCTAATAAAAAATAATAAAAACTGGACTTTGGCTGGCATATACGCAGATGAAGCAACCACAGGAACAACTGCTACCAAAAGAGCTGATTTCATGAGACTAATTAGCGATTGTCAAAATGGAGATATAGACATGATAATTACTAAATCTATATCAAGATTCGCTAGAAATACATTAGATACCTTAAAGTATGTAAGACTATTAAAGGAAAACAATGTTGGTGTAGTATTTGAAGAAGAAAATATAGATACTTTGACAATGGATGGAGAGCTATTACTAACAATATTAAGTTCAGTAGCTCAACAAGAAGTAGAAAATACCTCAGCCCATGTAAAAAAAGGACTGAAAATGAAAATGGAAAAAGGGGAACTTATTGGTTTTCAAGGTTGCCTCGGATATGATTATGATCCCACAACAAAAAGTATATCTATAAATGAAGAAGAAGCCAAGATTGTCAGATATATTTTTAAAAGATATTTAGAGGGTAATGGTGGTTCAGTCATTGGTAGGGAACTAGAAGAACAAGGATATCTCACTCCTAGAGGTAAAACAAAATGGTCTGATACTACAGTGTTAGGAATAATTAAAAATGAAAAGTATATTGGCGATATACTAATGGGAAAGACCTTTACAGTTGATCCCATAACAAAAAGAAGACTAGCAAATTTTGGAGAATCTGATAAATATCACATTGAAAATCATCACGAGCCAATTATATCAAAAGAAGATTTTGAAAAGGCACAGGAGATTAGACTCAGAAGAGCACAAAACAGAAACACTATTGCTAACAAGGATAGAAAAAGAGAAAAACTATCAAGGCAATATGCTTTTTCAAGTATGCTGGAATGTGGATTTTGTGGTGAAATACTTTCAAGAAGAACATGGCACACTAGTTCAATTTACAAAAAAATTAACTGGCAATGTGTAAGGTCAACTAAAAAAGGTAAAAAATATTGCCCTCATTCAAAAGGAATACAAGAAGCAGCAATAGAAAAAGCATTTGTTGAAAGCTATAGGCAATTATGCCATGCAGATTCAACAGTAATAGATGACTTTTTAAAAATTGTAGAAGAAGAAATAAATGATAATACTTTAGTCAAAGATTTGAAAAAGATAGAAAGTCAATTAAATAGAATCATTAGTCAAGAAAGAAAGTTAGTTGATCTTCATTTAGAAGACAGTATAGACGAAGAAGTTTATGCTAAAAAATATAAAAAACTGATAAAACAAAAAGAAGAATTAATTGATGAAAAGAAAACACTGGAACTAACGATAAAAGATGAAAACTCCATTAAAGAAAGATTAAAGCAATTTAAAAAGGTCTTAGAGAATAGAGAAATTATAGAGGAATTTAATAGAACAGTATTTGAAAGCATAGTTGATAAAGTCGTGGTGGGTAGAATTGACAAAGACGGAACAGTTCATCCATATGACTTAACATTCTATTTCAAAACAGGAGTTAAAGATAGTCAAGATTCTAATAACTTCAAGGATAAAAGAAAAAATGCCAAAGACAATGACACTAATAAATTGTGCTCCCACAAGAATGACGAGGATAAAAAATTATGTTCCCAAGCAAAAGACAACGCATGTCGAGACGGTAGCACTTTTGTCCAAACTCGATGTCGATAA